The window GTCGCGTTCGGAGCAGCTGGTGGGGCTGATCGACCTATTCGCCACCGTTGCCGACGTGCTCGAACAGGACCCGCCTGCCGGCGCGGCCGAGGACTCGGTCAGCCTGCTGCCGATCCTCCAGGGGCACGACGAGCCGGTCCGCGACTCCACCATCCACCACTCGATCGACGGCTGCTTCGCCCTGCGTGACGGCGCGTGGAAGCTGGCCCGCTGCGCCGGCTCCGGCGGCTGGGCCCAGCCCCGTGAGAAGCAGGCGGCCCAGCAGGGCCTGCCCCCGGTCCAGCTGTACAACCTGACCGCAGACATCGCGGAGCAGCACAACCTGCAGGCCGAGCGGTCCGACGTGGTCGAGCGGATGAACACCAAGCTGACCGAAGCGGTCCGCTCGGGCCGCACCACGCCGGGCGGGCCAGCGGAGAATGACGTCCCGGTAACCATCGACAAGAAGCCCAAGAAATAGGCAGGCGGCATGCACCGTTTTTTGATTAGTCTGACGGCCGCGTTCGCCGCGGCGCTCCTCGCGCCGACGGCGGGCCACACCGCCGCGCCCAATATCGTCCTGATTGTGGCCGACGACCTCGGCTGGAACGACGTCGGCTACCACGGCGGCAGGGTCCGCACGCCGCGGATCGACCAGCTGGCGTTCGAGGGGGTCGAGCTCGACCGCTTCTACGTCTGCCCGGTCTGCTCGCCCACCCGCTCGGGGCTGATGACCGGCCGCTACCCCAACCGCTTCGGCCTGCACAACGACGTCATCCCGCCGTGGCGGGACTTTGGTCTGGCGACCGACGAGCAGTGCCTGCCCCAACTGCTGGCCGCCGCGGGCTACGACCGCCGCGCGTGCATCGGCAAGTGGCACCTGGGGCACTCGCGGCGGAGCTACCACCCGCTGTCGCGTGGCTTCACCGATTTCTACGGGCACCTCAACGGCGCGATCGACTACTTCACGCACCTCCGCGAGGGCGAGCTCGACTGGCACCGCGGCTTCGACGCCTGCCGCGACGAGGGCTACAGCACCACGCTGCTGGCCGACGAGGCGGTGCGGTTCATCGAGGCCTCGTCCAGTGAAAAGCCCTACTTCGTCTACCTGCCGTTCAACGCTCCCCACTCGCCGCTGCAGGCAGAGGAAGACCAACTCGCACGCTTCGGCTTCGACCCGGGCAAGCCGCGGTTCGGCAGGAACAACAACCGGGAGGGCTTCGGTGAGCAGGGACGCGGCAACACCAAGCGGCAGACCTACCGGGCGATGGTCGCCGCGCTGGACGAGTCGATCGGCCGGGTGCTCGACGCGGTCGAGGCGACCGGCGACGCCGACAACACGCTGGTGTGGTTTCTGAGCGACAACGGCGGCACGCCCCAGCACGGCGGCAACAACAAGCCGCTGCGCGGCGCGAAGGGGAGCGTGTGGGAAGGGGGAGTGCGCGTGCCGTCGGTGATCCGCTGGCCGGCCGCTATCGAGGGGGGCCGGCAGTTCGAGTCGCTCGCCGCGTACGTCGACGTGCTGCCGACGCTGCTCGCCGCGACCGGGGGCGGGCCAACCCCCAAGAACGAGATCGACGGCGCCAACCTGCTGCCGATGCTCGCCGACCAAGCGCCGGCCGGGCAGCGCAGCCTGTACCTCGGCAGGCGCGCGGTCGTGACCCGCGAGTGGAAGCTCAAGGGCGACGAGCTGTTCCACGTGTCGGTCGACCCCAACGAGACGGCCGACGTCGCCGCGGATCACCCGGAGGTAGTCAAGGAACTCCGCGAGGATCTAGCGCGGTACGAGGCGTTAACCTCCGATATGCAGAACCTGCCCTACGGCGCGGGGCACGAGGGGTTTGTTGCGCCGAAGAATTGGAACATCGAGCGTGAGTAGCAGCGCACGAAATCAGCAGCCGACAGTTTACCCCCGTCGGCTCGGGAATGGCTCGCTCAGGTCCACTCCGCTACCCAATGGTCGCCAGCTCCTTCAGCTTCGCGACAATCGCCTCGCTCCCCTCGACCGGGGCCTGGCAGGCGTGGTTCTCGCAGACGTAGAGCTTGGGCTCGCCGGACTGCTCCTCGCGGTTGTTGAACGTGCCGGTTAAGAGCGGCGAGCCCGGGGCGTCACCCGCTCGACAAGCGATGACGCGGCGCGGCAGGAAACGCCGGTGGGCCGACTCGGCCAGCCGCCCCGCTTCGGGGCCGGTGAAGACCAGCTCGGGCGTGGGGCCGGCGTACAGGTCGGCCGCGATCAGCATCTGGCCCATCGCGATCGGCACCCGCTCCATCATCGAGGCCGCCGCCTGCAACGCCCTGTGTGCGGCGGTGAGGTACTTCTCGTTGCCGGTCAGCTTGCCGAGCCGCACCAGCGCCGTCGCCGCCAGCGACGCGCCGCTCGGCGTCGCGTTGTCGGTCAGCTCGAGCGTGCGGGTGATCAGCTCGGGGTGGTCGTCCGAGGTGTAGAAGAACGAGCCGCTCTGGTCGTCGGCGAAGTGCTCGAGCACGGTGTCGAGCAGCGCGGCGGCCGCTTCGATGTGGCGCTCGTCGAAGGTCGCCTCGTACAGGCTGATGAGTCCGCCGGCCAGCGCGGCGTAGTCGTCGAGGTAGGCGTTGAGCTTCGCCTTGCCGCCGGCCCAAGTGTGCAGCAGCCGGCCCGGCTCGGGCGAGAGCTCGGCCAGGACGAAGTCGGCGGCCCGCCGCGCGGCGTCGATGTAGCGTGGCTCGGCGAGCGCCGCGCCGGCCCGGGCCAGCGCGTCGATCATCAGGCCGTTCCAGTTGACCAGCACCTTCTCGTCGCGGCCCGGGCGGACGCGCTTCGATCGCTCGGCGAGCAGCTTCTGCCGCATCGCCGCGAGCCGCTGTGCGAGGTCGGCAGGGTCCTGGCCGAGACGCTCGGCCTGCTCGTCGACGCTCTTGGGGAGGTTGACGATGTTGGCGCCCTCGAAGTTTCCGGTCGGCGTGACGTCGTAAACGCGGCAGAACAGGTCGGCGTCGTCTTCGCCGAGGGCGGCGCGGATCTGCTCCGACTTCCAGACGTAGAACTTGCCCTCCTCGCCCTCGCTGTCGGCGTCCTCGGCGCTGTAGAAGCCGCCGGCCGGGTCGGTCATGTCGCGGAGCACGTAGTCGATGGTCTCGCGGGCGACCTGCGCGTAGCGGGCGTCGCCGGTCGCCAGGAAGCCCTCGACGTAGGCCGCCGTCAGCGACGCGTTGTCGTACAGCATCTTCTCGAAGTGCGGCACGAGCCACCGCTCGTCGACCGAGTAGCGGGCGAAGCCGCCGCCGAGGTGGTCGTACATGCCGCCGGCGTGCATCCGGTCGAGCGTGTGGGTGACCATCTTCAGCAGGTCCTCGCGGCCGGTGCGGCTGTACGCGCGGAGGATCGCCTGCAGGTTCATCGGCTGCGGGAACTTGGGCGCGGCGCCAAAGCCGCCGTGCTGGGGGTCGAAATCTTTCTCATAGCGTCCGCATGCCGACACGATGAAATCGCCGTCCAGATTGGCCTCGCCGCGGTCGGGCAGCGACAGCGACTGGATGCGGGTGGTGAGTTCCGCAGCGGTCTCCTCGGCCTGCTGGCGGCGGTTCTGCCACGCGTCGACCACGGCGGCCAGCACCTGGTCGAAGCCGGGCATGCCGCGGGCGGCGGTGGCGGGCCAGTACGTGCCGCCGTAGAACGGCTTGAGCCCCGGCGTCAGGAAGACGCTCATCGGCCAGCCACCGCGTCCGGTCAGCATCTGCACCGCGTTCATGTAGATCTGGTCGAGGTCGGGGCGCTCTTCGCGGTCGACCTTGATCGACACAAAGTGCTCGTTCAGGTAGCCGGCGATCTTCTCGTTCTCAAAGCTCTCGTGCTCCATCACGTGGCACCAGTGGCACGCCGAGTAGCCGATCGAGAGGAAGATCGGCGCGTCACGCAGCGTGGCCTCCGCGAGCGCCTCGTCCCCCCAGGGCCGCCAATCGACCGGGTTGTCCTTGTGCTGGAGCAGGTAGGGGCTGGATTCCGTGGCGAGATGATTCGGCATTAAGCAAAAAGCTAGGCAAATGGTGAGAGATCGGACTGCTAGCTGCCCACAAAGTAGGCAGGCGTCACCCTAGCATTACGGTTCCGCAGTCCTGGTCAACTGCCCGGCATCGGCCTGGTTGACGGACAATCCCGCAAATGGGCGTCGTTCGAGCGGCCCGCAGTCGCGAATGGCACAACGGTTGCATTGCCCCAAGCTCCTTCCTATGCCGGCCCCCAGCGGCCCCCGCCCCGACGGGATCGCCCCGTGCGATCCCTCTTTGCACCGTCGCCCCGACGGTCCCCCCGAAAGAAGAGATGCCAGCGATGCAAAAAGGTTTTCTGATCGACATGGACGGCGTGATCTACCGCAGCAGCCAGCTGATCCCTGGTGCGGTGGAATTCATCAAGCTGTTAACCAAATGGGATATCCCGTTCCTGTTCCTCACCAACAACAGCCAGCGGACCCGCCGCGACACCGCCACCAAGCTGGTGCGGATGGGGATGCCTATTCAGGAGAGCCACATCTACACCTGCGCGATGGCGACCGCCCGGTTCCTCGCCCGGCAGAAGCCCGAGGGCACCGCCTACGTGATCGGCGAGGGCGGGCTGCTCAACGCGCTGCACTCTAACGGCTACTCGATCGTCGACAAGCACCCCGACTACGTGGTGGTCGGCGAGGGCCGCACGCTGTCGTTCGAGATGCTCGAGCACGCCGTGCAGATGGTGCTCGACGGAGCCAAGCTGATCGCCACGAACCTCGACCCGAACTGCCCCACCAACACCGGCACCCGGCCGGGATGCGGGGCGATCGTCAAGCTGATCGAGGAGGCGACCGGCATCCAGGCGTTCAGCGTCGGCAAGCCGAGCCCGGTGATGATGCGCTCCGCCCGCAAGGAGATTGGCATGACCACCTCCGACACGATCATGATCGGCGACACCATGTCGACCGACATCATCGGCGGCGTGCAGATGGGCTACAAGACCGTGCTGGTGCTGACCGGCACCACCAGCCGCGAAGACCTGAAGAAGTTCGCCTACCAGCCCGACCTGGTGGTCGAGTCGATCGCCGACCTCTGCAACGAAGAAACCCTGCTGAAGGAACTCATGCAGGCCCGCAGCCGCGAGGATGATTCTCCTTCGGAAGTCCTGCAGTGGGCCGGCGCGGCGAACTAGTCGCAACACGAAGACGAACGGCTTGAACGGGGCCCCGCTGCTTGCCAGCGGGGCCCTGTTTTGTTCTTGCGGATCAACGGATCGGCAACGCGAAAACCAACGGCTTCCGCCGTTGGCTACCGAAGATCGGCTGGCTTCAGCGGCAGCGAGAGTCCGTAGCTGCCGGCGGAAGCCGGCAGTTTTGCCTACCGGCAACGCCGCAATTACGATGGCGGCATGCCGGATTACCTCTTCACCATGCACGCTTACCAGAGTTGGATGCCCGATCGTCCCCAAGGGTACGTTCGCCGAGGGGACGGGTTACTCGAACCGGATAGTGGAAGGGCGTTTGCCTACCGCCAGTCGGCCACCGAATCGCCAATCCTATTCGGCCCTGCCGAGTACCCCGTGATGGCGTGGATCACCCACGACTGCTGCCAGAACCGCGGCTGGCAACTTCGTGCCATTGCGATCATCCCGAGCCACACGCACCTCGTGGTAAGCTGGCGGGACGTGACCGAATGTGGAAAGGTCTTCGCCAAGATCAAGAACCTGGTGAGCCTCGAGCTGAACCGCAGCGGGGATCGGCGCCGTGAGCATTGGTTCAGCCGCTCCGGCAGCAAGCAGCAGGTGAAGGATCGCGAGCACTATGAGCGGCTGCTCTGCCGCTACCTACCGAAGCACAACGGCTACTTCTGGCGAGAGGGCATGCCGCCACCGCAGAAGCCGGCGTGAGCGGTGGGCAACGCGGAAACCAACGGCTTCCGCCGTTGGCTGCGGAGGAAATGCGAGGAGGATCCATTCGAAGCGTTGGAGAGTAGCTGCCGGCGGAAGCCGGCAGTTTTCGCGTTCCTAGTCAGAGGGTGCGATCGCAGCCAATCCGAAATCCGTACGGCTTCCGCCGTAGGTTACTCGATCCACCCGCCACCGAGCACTCGCTCGCCTTCGAAGCAGACCACCGCCTGGCCGGGGGCGACGCCGAACTGGGGCGTTTCGAATCGCACGCTCAGCTTGTTGTCGGCGAGCACGGTCAGCTCGGCCAACGCCGGCTTGGCGTTGTAGCGGATCTGCGCCAGGCAGCGGCGCTGCTCGCCGGGGGTCACGTCCACCAGCCAGTTGGCGCCGCTGGCGGTGAGCTGCGTCGAGTCGAGCGCCGCGCGATCGCCCAGCACGACGCGGTTTGTGTCGGGTTCGATCCGCACGACGAACGCCCGCTCGCCGAGCGCGACGCCGAGCCCCTTGCGCTGGCCGACCGTGAAGCCCTCGATGCCGTTGTGCCGGCCGACGACGCGGCCGTCGGTGGTGACCAGCTCGCCGGCGCGGCCGCCGGCGTCCGAGTTGTTCTGCTCGAGTCGGCGGCGGACAAACTGGTCGTAGCGGCCGCTGGTGACGAAGCAGATTTCTTGGCTGTCCTTCTTCTCAGCGACGTTCAGACCGATGCCGGCGGCCAGCTCGCGGATCTTCGGCTTCTCGAAGCCGCCGACCGGCAGCAGCATCCGCGACAAGTCGCGGCGCTTAATGCCGAAGAGCACGTAGGATTGGTCCTTTGCTTGGTCGATTCCGCGGAGCAACGCCGGTTCGTCGCCGGAGCTATCGATCCGCGCGTAGTGGCCGGTCGCGACGTACTTGGCGCCGACCGAGTCGGCGTAGTCGAACAGCTTGCCGAACTTGATCCAGTTGTTGCACTGCACGCACGGGTTGGGGGTCCGCCCCCGGGCGTACTCGGCGGCGAAGTAGTCCATGATCTGGCCGAACTCTTCGTTCAGGTCCAGGGCATAAAAGGGGATGCCCAATCGGTCGGAGACCCGCCGCGCGTCCTCGGCGTCGGCGGCGGTGCAGCAGCCCTGCTTGTGGTCCAGGCGGTTGACGATCGGCAGCGAGCCCACGCCCGTGGGGGCCGGGCCCTCGTCGGTGGAGCAAACGGCCGGCGACTGCTCGCCGTGCCGCATGAACACGCCGATCACTTGGTGGCCGGCCTCGAGGAGCAGGTGCGCGGCGACGCTCGAATCAACGCCGCCGGACATGGCTAGGACAACGAGGGGCATGGGCTCGTGGTAGGGGTATAGGAACGAATTGCCTTCATCTTAGCCCAGCCCGCCAGAGTTGGGACCGGCGCCCTCGCAGCTTTCCGCCAGCGCGCCTACAATGCTCAATCCCAACCGCACCGAGTAGGAGGCAAACTAGGTGGACAAGCAATGGTACGATCGCGCCGCCGCGATCCAGGAGGCCCTGACGCAGCTCAGGGACTCTCTTTGACTACGCTAGCAAGAAGCAACGGATTATAGAGATCGAGCAGTCTCAGGCCGCGCCCGACTTCTGGAACAACCAGGAGCAGGCGCAGGCCGCGATCGCCGAACTCAAGGGGCTGGCGACGATAGTCGCCCCGCTCGACGAGGGGATCGCCGCCAACGAGGACCTGTCCGCGGCCATCGAGATGGCCGAGGAGGACGAGTCCTTCGCCGAGGAGGCGCCCGGCATGGTCGAGGCCCTCGAGGCGCTGATCGAGAAGCTCAAGCTCTCGGCGCTGCTCAGCGGCCCACACGACAACACCGGCGCCATCATCAGCATCAACGCCCGCGACGGCGGCACCGACGCCAACGACTGGGCCGAGATGCTGCTGCGGATGTACATCCAGTGGTCGCAGAAGCACGAGTACAAGGCCGAGCTGCTCGACCGCCAGGACAACGACGAGGCCGGCATCAACAACGCCACGATCGCGGTCCGCGGCCCGATGGCCTACGGCTACCTCAAGGGCGAGAGCGGCATGCACCGGCTAGTGCGGATCAGCCCGTTCAACTCCGAGGGCAAGCGGCAGACCAGCTTCGCCGCGGTCGACGTGTCGCCCGAGATCAGCGACTCGGTGGACGTCGAGATCGACGAGGCGGACGTCCGTGAAGACACGTTCCGCGCGAGCGGAGCCGGCGGCCAGCACGTCAACAAGACCGACTCCGCGATCCGCCTGACGCACATCCCCACCAACATCGTGGTGCAGTGCCAGGCCGAGCGGTCGCAGCACAAGAACCGGGCCAGCGCGTGGAAGATGCTCCGCGCCCGGCTCGCCCGCGTCGAGGAAGAAAAGCGAGAGGCCGAGGAAGCGGCCAAGTACCAGCAGCAGGCCAAGACCGGCTTCGGCAGCCAGATCCGCAACTACTTCCTGCACCCCGACCAGCGGGTCAAGGACGCCCGCACCAAGTACCAGCAGGGCAACTTCCACGCCGTGATGGACGGCGAGATCCAGGGCTTCCTCGAGGCGACCCTCCGCTGGCGGGCCGGGCAGCCGATTGAGGACGACGACGAGGACTAGCTTGGGCCTGGGCGACTCATCGGAGGCAATAGCCGCGGCCCCGTCCGCCGACCGCTACTTAAGGCCGTTGCGTAGAGGATTGTCTTCATCCCACAGTGGGGGCAGCTATGTTCGCTCGCAGACCGACGCACCCTGCCGTCGAACACGCGGTGGCGACGCCATCCGGGCTGCTCGTGGCGGTCTTCGCGCGCGACGAGAAGCGGTACACGCATCGAATCGAGGTCCGGCGGCCGGGCGAAGATGTCGTCGTGCTGCTCCAGGCGCTCAGCGGTCGCGATCCCCGCATCCCGGCCAGCCCGCCGCTGCACGGGCTGAACGTCGACGAAATCGGCTACGCGCCGCGGCCATTGGTCGCCGAGGCGAAGCTGATTGGCATGTCGACCGACAGCAGCTGGCGGGTCGCCCTTGGCCCCGCGCCGGGCAGGGCCGACGCCCTGCGGTACGCGGCGAGCTGCCGCCTGGCGAGCATGTTCCCGGAGGTGCGTTCGAGCTACCGCGCGGCCGGCGCGACGCTCATTGAAAAGTCGAACGAGGCCGCGACACTACGCACCGCGGGCGTGCGGTGGCGGATCTCGTTGCAAGCAACCGAGCAGCTGCCGCGGTCGCCGTTCTGCCGAATCGAGCTGCCGAGTTCACTCGAGTGGTCGAAGCGGCCATCGGTTGCGGTAGTCGCCGAGCCAGCGATGAACGCGCAGCCGCCGCTGCGGCTGGGGTGGTGCTTCGAGGTGTCGTTGGAAGAATGACGCCTCGTCGGTGCTCGAGATGCTAGCCTCACGGCAGCGATTGGATATCGTTGGGCAGTCGGCTCAGCTCAGCCCAGCGTTCACCGCCACCTTCCAACTCATCGGGGTCGTCTCGCGTGTTCCAGGCGTAGCTGATGTGGGCCATCACGTGCCCGAGATTGATCTTGTAGTCGACTTCGTCGACAGCGCCGTGCTCGGTCATGCGATCGATCAGGTCGCCGAGGTGCTCGCGGGCGTCGTCGAGCTGATGGAGCAGCAGGGCCCAGGCGACGGGGTTTTATCGCTGATTGATCATAGCGGCAGTTGTTTGGTGGGGGCGGAGAGACCTGCTAGAATAATGCCATGAGCACCGCCGCTGGCCAACCCGATCTGCCCCTCTCGTTCTCCCTGCCGCAGACGCTGGGGCCGTACCGGGCGGCGGACTATCTGAAGCTGCCCGAGGGCGAGCCGGTTGAGCTGATCCGAGGGGAGTACATTGTGTCGCCGGCGCCGAACTATACGCATCAAGCAATATCGCTTTGCATGTCTGCGTTACTGCTTGAGTGGACCAAGCAGGGTGGGGGGCGAGGCGCAGCGGCGCCTTTTGACGTGAAGCTGTCAGACTCCACAATTGTCCAGCCCGACCTTGCGTATGTGTCGCTCGCTCGCAAGGACGTTATCAAGGAGCGTGCCGAGGGCGCCCCGGATCTGGTCGTCGAGATTGTCAGCCCCTCGAACGCCGCCCGCGACCGGGTTCACAAGCTGGCGCTCTACGCCGAGCACGGCGTGCCGGAGTACTGGATCGTTGACCCCGCGGAGCGGGTGATCGAGTTCTTGCTGCTCGACGGCGACCGCTACAAGGTCGAGCCGCTCACCAGCGACTCGTACCAGTCGCCGCGGCTGGCGGAGGTGTCGATCGACCTGCGGGAGTTCTGGGCGGACGTCGCGAAGCTGATCGGCGGTTGAGTCGGGCTCAGCCCTTCTCGGCCAGCATCTTGTCGAGCGCGGCGAACACGCCCTCGCTGGCGCGTTCCATCTCGGCGACCGCGGCGGGGACCCCCTGGCGGTCGGAGCCGGGTCCGAGCATCGAGAAGATCTTGCGGGTCGCCTCGTGGACGCCGGCGTGGGGACGCTCGAGTGTAGCGTAGGACGGCGCCCGCGAGAAGTTCTCCTTGCCGGCGCCGCTGCCGTACCACTTGCCTAGGCGGCAGCCGGTGCTGTCGACGAAGTCGAAGGTCGGCTTGTCCGACAGGATGCTCAGGTACGTGTTCACCTTCCACAGCACGTGGTCGAGCTTGGCCAGGCTCATGAACACGCGGTCGCTGGTCGCGACCAGCCGCTCCTGGGTCTGGGCGTTCTGCTCGCGGGCCGAATCGAGGGTCGACTCGAACGAGGTGATGGTCCCCTCGATCCGTCCGGTGCGCTCGTCGAGCCGCTGGATCCCCTCGGACAGGTCGGTCGACGAGCGGCGGATCTCACCGACGGTCTTGGCGATCTGGCTGGCCGCCTTCTGCGACTGGTCCGACAGCTCCTTGACCTCGGTGGCGACCACCGCGAAGCCGCGGCCCGACTCGCCGGCGCGGGCGGCCTCGATCGTGGCGTTCAGCGCCAAGAGGTTGGTCTGGTCGGCGATGTCGCGGATCGAGCCCGCGACGTCGCCCACGGCGTGCAGCTGCGAGTCGGACTTCGCGACGTGCTCCCGCGCCAGCGAGACATCCTGGCGCATGACCTCGGCGCCGGAACGGATCTCGGCGAATTGGCGGGACATTTCGGCGAACAGCTCGGCCGCCTCTGCCAGCAGGCGGTCATTCTCTTGATTGTGCGCAACCGACTCGGCCAGGTTCGACTGGATATTGGCCAGCGCCGTGCGGAGGTGGTCGTTCTCTGCACGGAGCATCGCGACGAGTTCGTCGTTGGCGCGGGCGTGGTCGGTGGGGGCTTCGAGGGTGCTGTTCATCTTGGTGGCTGCCATCAGGGTGCGAGGGGCGTCCGTCCGCCAGGACGCCGTGTAGAAGCCTAGGACACCCACGGGGCTATTCCGCTGAGCCGCCCCTCGATTGCGGGAGCGTGAGCCGGCGGGGCGTCGCGCCCCGCACCGTATCGCAGCATACGCCGGTTTTGACGGTTCTGCGAGAAGCGCGCCCGCGTCCAGTGTAGCAACGGGCCACTAACGCCGTCGCCGCAGCGCGAGCGACGGCGTCGCGAATAGCAGCAGCAGCGTCGCGGACCCGGGTTCAGGGATTAACTGGATGAACCCGCCCACGTCGGGGATCACGACTACCCGGAACACGTTGGGCGGCGGGCCCGGCAGCATCGCGCCTGCCTTCTTGTCGACCGTCACGCGGAAAAAGCCGTCCACCGAAAATCGGTCGTCAAACGCCGGCATCACGATGGGGCCGAACACGCCGTTGTCGTTCAGCACGGTCGAGGCGTTCAGGCCCCCGGCGACATTGAACGCGTCGAAGGTCTCGGTGTCCGACAGGGTGACCGCCGCCGCGCCGGGCGCGCCGGTCGTGGTGTCGGTCCAGGTGGCCGAGAATTCGTAATTGATCCGGTAGCCTTCCGGGGCGAAGCCGTTGAGGCCCAGCGTGAGGCTCAGCGGGACCGCGGGGATGCCGGTTCCATCGACGAAGAAGTCGAGGTTAAAGTCGAACCGGTACTCGATCACGCCGTCGCCGGCCGCCAGGTCGCCGTTGTCGGTGAACGCGCCCGAGGGCGCGACGGTGAACACGCCGAAGTGGTTGCTGTTGCTAGGGTCGAAGGGGGAGGACTGGGTCCAGTGGGAGAAGGCCCCGACCGCCTGCACGACCGACTGATTGGGCGGGTCGCTGGAGACCGCGCCTTGAGAGACGAGACTCCCCTTGTCCAGTTGCGGGATGATGCCGGGGAGGCCATTGAGCGGCGAGGTCGAGGTTTGGACGCCGACGTCGGTGAAGTCGGCGGTCAGGGACCACAACCCGGTTCCGGTGCTGCCCCGAGTTCCCGCCAACGCTAGGCCACCGGGCGACGCTACTACGGCCGCAACCAACACGCACCAGTGCGCTCGCATGAGACCCAACTCCCTTCGAGAAATGAGTGGAAGAACTAGGGACGCCGCAGCTATGTGAGGAAGCCCGATTCCGAGGAGGGTAGCACCACGCTCGCAGGCCGACAAGCACACGGGGCGCCAGCGGCGCGACTGCCGGCGCCACGTGGTGAATCTCTAGATCCCGACTAGCTGAGAGGCTTACCGGCGCCCGAGCAGCGGGAAGAACTGCCCGCCGAGCGGCTGACCCTTGGGGACCGCGGGCACGCCCTCAAGCAGCGGCTCGTCGGAGTCGCTCGCGACGCCGTCCGCCACCAGGTTGACGACGACCACGCGGCGGGGGCGGTCGCTCTTGTTGGCGGGCGAGCCGTGCACCGTGAGCGGCGCGTGGAACGCCGCGTGGCCGCGCGGCGCAACCACGGAGACCGGCGCCTCGAGTGCGGCGTACTGCTCTGCGGTCAGCACGCCGCGGATTGCTTGCATGTCGCCGGCCAGGCCGGTCACCGGCAGGAGTTCCCAATTGTGGCTGCCGGGGACGTACTGGATGGTGCCGTTGTCGGCGTCGCAGTCGTCCAGCGGGATCCAGATAGTGAGGTGCCGCATCGGCTTGGTGCGGGTCCAGTACGAGTAGTCCTGGTGCCAGGCCACAACGCCGCCGTGGTGGGCCGGTTTGCAGAACAGCTGGTCGTGCCAGAAGCGGGGCGGCGCGCCGAGCAGCTGCCGCGCTGCGCCGACCAGCAGCGGGTTCCACAGCAGGTCGTGGAAACCTTCACGCAGCCGCCAGGCGCCCAACGCGTGGAACAAGGCCGTGTCGGGCGTGGTCGACTCGTTCGTGTGGTACTCGTACCACAGCTCGCGGCCGGCGTGGACGGGGTCGAAGAACTCGTCGAGCTCGCGGCACAACGCGTCGCACTGCTCGCCGGTCAGCAGCGGGACGCCCGCGAGGAACCCCTGGCGGCCAAATGCGTCGACCTGGTTGGCCGATAGCGGGGCAGGGGAGA is drawn from Posidoniimonas polymericola and contains these coding sequences:
- a CDS encoding methyl-accepting chemotaxis protein, encoding MAATKMNSTLEAPTDHARANDELVAMLRAENDHLRTALANIQSNLAESVAHNQENDRLLAEAAELFAEMSRQFAEIRSGAEVMRQDVSLAREHVAKSDSQLHAVGDVAGSIRDIADQTNLLALNATIEAARAGESGRGFAVVATEVKELSDQSQKAASQIAKTVGEIRRSSTDLSEGIQRLDERTGRIEGTITSFESTLDSAREQNAQTQERLVATSDRVFMSLAKLDHVLWKVNTYLSILSDKPTFDFVDSTGCRLGKWYGSGAGKENFSRAPSYATLERPHAGVHEATRKIFSMLGPGSDRQGVPAAVAEMERASEGVFAALDKMLAEKG
- a CDS encoding phytanoyl-CoA dioxygenase family protein is translated as MDLSTVHRPIGGLFPPADGVSPAPLSANQVDAFGRQGFLAGVPLLTGEQCDALCRELDEFFDPVHAGRELWYEYHTNESTTPDTALFHALGAWRLREGFHDLLWNPLLVGAARQLLGAPPRFWHDQLFCKPAHHGGVVAWHQDYSYWTRTKPMRHLTIWIPLDDCDADNGTIQYVPGSHNWELLPVTGLAGDMQAIRGVLTAEQYAALEAPVSVVAPRGHAAFHAPLTVHGSPANKSDRPRRVVVVNLVADGVASDSDEPLLEGVPAVPKGQPLGGQFFPLLGRR